From Citricoccus sp. SGAir0253, a single genomic window includes:
- the thrC gene encoding threonine synthase — MAHQWRGVIREYADRLPVSESTRVVTLGEGGTPLIEAPALSALVEGEVWVKFEGMNPTGSFKDRGMTMAITAAVEQGAKAVVCASTGNTSASAAAYATQAGLTCAVLVPDGKIAMGKLSQAIAHGATLLQVDGNFDNCLDVARKLSENYPVFLVNSVNPNRIEGQKTGAFEVVDALGDAPDYHLLPVGNAGNITAYWKGYREYAAPYTNPHPGAAAGELPAVATRTPVMWGFQAAGAAPIVLGHPVTEPDTVATAIRIGNPASWEQAEAARDESGGMIDSVTDEEILAAHRWLSAKEGVFVEPASAAGVAGLIKHHALGNVPAGKRWVITVTGHGLKDPQWALRNADGSEVEPQKVPFDVVAVAEALGLS; from the coding sequence GTGGCACACCAATGGCGCGGAGTGATCCGCGAGTATGCCGACCGCCTGCCCGTGAGCGAGTCCACCCGGGTGGTCACCCTGGGCGAGGGCGGCACCCCGCTGATCGAGGCGCCCGCGCTGTCCGCGCTCGTCGAGGGCGAGGTCTGGGTCAAGTTCGAGGGCATGAACCCCACCGGCTCCTTCAAGGACCGGGGGATGACGATGGCGATCACCGCTGCCGTGGAGCAGGGCGCGAAGGCCGTGGTCTGCGCCTCCACGGGCAACACCTCGGCCTCGGCCGCCGCCTACGCCACCCAGGCCGGGCTGACCTGCGCGGTGCTCGTGCCGGACGGCAAGATCGCGATGGGCAAGCTGTCCCAGGCGATCGCCCACGGCGCCACCCTGCTGCAGGTGGACGGAAACTTCGACAACTGCCTCGACGTGGCCCGCAAGCTCTCGGAGAACTACCCGGTCTTCCTGGTCAACTCGGTCAACCCGAACCGTATCGAGGGCCAGAAGACGGGCGCCTTCGAGGTCGTCGACGCCCTCGGCGACGCCCCGGACTACCACCTGCTGCCCGTCGGCAACGCCGGCAACATCACGGCCTACTGGAAGGGCTACCGCGAGTACGCGGCGCCCTACACCAACCCGCACCCCGGCGCGGCCGCCGGCGAGCTGCCGGCCGTGGCCACCCGGACCCCGGTGATGTGGGGGTTCCAGGCCGCCGGCGCGGCGCCGATCGTGCTGGGCCACCCCGTGACCGAGCCGGACACCGTGGCCACGGCCATCCGCATCGGCAACCCGGCCTCGTGGGAGCAGGCCGAGGCCGCCCGCGACGAGTCCGGCGGGATGATCGACTCGGTCACGGACGAGGAGATCCTCGCCGCGCACCGCTGGCTCTCCGCGAAGGAGGGCGTGTTCGTCGAGCCCGCCTCGGCCGCCGGCGTCGCCGGCCTGATCAAGCACCACGCCCTCGGCAACGTGCCGGCCGGCAAGCGCTGGGTCATCACCGTGACGGGCCACGGCCTGAAGGACCCGCAGTGGGCCCTGCGCAACGCCGACGGCTCGGAGGTCGAACCGCAGAAGGTGCCCTTCGACGTCGTGGCCGTGGCCGAGGCCCTGGGGCTGTCCTGA
- a CDS encoding homoserine dehydrogenase has translation MTDTPQSLKVALLGAGNVGSQVARILTEDAAMLEARIGARLELVGVFVRNPDAPRDYQLPRELYTADAAQLVDRADIVIELLGGIEPAKTLIERAIANGSAVVTGNKALLAQSGSELFRAAADAGTQLSFEASVGGAIPILRPLRDSLSGDRVTRVMGIANGTTNYILDQMDTTGAAFADALAEAQRLGYAEADPTADVEGHDAAAKAAILANLAFHAPFSLDQVHCEGITSITAADNEAAAEAGHVIKLLAIAERIRTEDGTDGAVLRVHPTLLPREHPLAAVHGAYNAVFVEAENAGHLMFYGPGAGGAPTASAVMGDTVSIARRLVRGGAGRTHTPKAVLPALEVGEATTSYMIVLRVADQPGVLAAIATVVAEHGVSIEAMRQVPLAEDDAVYDAHEGTGVPASHEPAESLLRIITHRARERALASTVTAIKELDVVTDVVSVLRVEGN, from the coding sequence ATGACCGACACCCCCCAGTCCCTGAAGGTCGCGCTGCTCGGCGCCGGCAACGTCGGGTCGCAGGTGGCCCGCATCCTCACCGAGGACGCCGCGATGCTCGAGGCCCGGATCGGGGCCCGGCTCGAGCTGGTCGGCGTGTTCGTGCGGAACCCGGACGCCCCGCGCGACTACCAGCTGCCCCGCGAGCTGTACACCGCGGACGCGGCCCAGCTGGTGGACCGGGCGGACATCGTCATCGAGCTGCTCGGCGGGATCGAGCCGGCCAAGACGCTCATCGAGCGCGCGATCGCCAACGGCTCGGCCGTGGTGACCGGCAACAAGGCCCTGCTGGCCCAGAGCGGCTCCGAGCTGTTCCGGGCGGCCGCCGACGCCGGCACGCAGCTGTCCTTCGAGGCGTCCGTGGGCGGGGCGATCCCGATCCTGCGGCCCCTGCGCGACTCCCTGTCCGGGGACCGCGTCACCCGGGTCATGGGCATCGCCAACGGCACCACCAACTACATCCTGGACCAGATGGACACCACCGGCGCGGCCTTCGCCGACGCCCTGGCCGAGGCGCAGCGCCTCGGCTACGCGGAGGCGGACCCGACGGCCGACGTCGAGGGCCACGACGCCGCCGCCAAGGCCGCGATCCTCGCGAACCTGGCCTTCCACGCGCCCTTCTCGCTCGACCAGGTCCACTGCGAGGGGATCACCTCGATCACCGCCGCGGACAACGAGGCGGCCGCCGAGGCCGGCCACGTCATCAAGCTGCTGGCCATCGCCGAGCGGATCCGGACCGAGGACGGCACCGACGGCGCCGTGCTGCGCGTCCACCCGACCCTGCTGCCGCGCGAGCACCCGCTGGCCGCGGTGCACGGGGCCTACAACGCGGTGTTCGTCGAGGCCGAGAACGCCGGGCACCTCATGTTCTACGGGCCCGGCGCCGGCGGCGCCCCCACGGCCAGCGCCGTCATGGGGGACACCGTCTCCATCGCCCGCCGCCTCGTGCGCGGGGGCGCGGGGCGCACGCACACCCCGAAGGCCGTCTTGCCGGCCCTCGAGGTCGGGGAGGCCACCACGAGCTACATGATCGTGCTGCGCGTGGCCGACCAGCCGGGCGTGCTGGCCGCGATCGCCACGGTCGTCGCCGAGCACGGCGTCTCGATCGAGGCCATGCGCCAGGTGCCGCTGGCCGAGGACGACGCCGTCTACGACGCCCACGAGGGTACCGGCGTGCCCGCGTCCCACGAGCCGGCCGAGTCCCTGCTGCGCATCATCACCCACCGGGCGAGGGAGCGCGCCCTCGCCTCCACCGTCACCGCCATCAAGGAGCTGGACGTGGTCACCGACGTGGTCTCCGTCCTGCGCGTCGAAGGGAACTGA
- the lysA gene encoding diaminopimelate decarboxylase, translated as MTTADSAPATAGAVPNPAAVPNPAAGPSPLAPAWLDYPEDPNALVAKLWAAGVARGDDGEIAVQGIPASRLAAEYGTPLLVLDEDDFRARARSFKEAFDAAFAELCGGVDVYYAGKSFLCTAAARWVTEEGLRLDTASGGELATALRAGVDPAHIGLHGNNKSDAELRRALGAGVGRIVVDSLDELDRLASLAAEAGVRAPVMLRLTPGVHAHTHDFIATAHEDQKFGLSMAGPDAGADPAAGGTAGSPAAAAVAHALAADSIELLGLHCHIGSQIFEAEGFGVAAERLLGFLAGIRDAHGVELAELDLGGGHGIAYTAADEPRTPAEIATALAGAVRAACERLGLACPRISIEPGRAISGPSTFTLYEAGVRKTVSVDAPAGAGGGTLPRRYVAVDGGMSDNARPVLYESDYSVALASRTSAEPAVLTRVVGKHCESGDIVVRDAYLPGDVARGDLLAVPATGAYCHSLSSNYNQLTRPAIVAVRGGQARVIIRRETEEDLFARETGL; from the coding sequence ATGACCACCGCCGACTCCGCGCCCGCCACGGCGGGCGCCGTGCCGAACCCCGCCGCCGTGCCGAACCCCGCCGCCGGGCCCTCCCCGCTCGCGCCGGCGTGGCTGGACTACCCCGAGGATCCCAACGCCCTCGTGGCCAAGCTGTGGGCCGCCGGAGTGGCCCGTGGCGACGACGGCGAGATCGCCGTCCAGGGCATCCCCGCCTCCCGGCTCGCGGCCGAGTACGGCACGCCCCTGCTGGTGCTGGACGAGGACGACTTCCGCGCCCGCGCCCGGTCCTTCAAGGAGGCCTTCGACGCCGCCTTCGCCGAGCTGTGCGGGGGAGTGGACGTCTACTACGCGGGCAAGTCCTTCCTGTGCACCGCGGCGGCCCGCTGGGTCACCGAGGAGGGGCTGCGGCTGGACACGGCCTCCGGCGGCGAGCTGGCCACGGCGCTGCGCGCGGGCGTGGACCCCGCGCACATCGGGCTGCACGGCAACAACAAGTCGGACGCCGAGCTGCGCCGCGCCCTGGGGGCCGGCGTCGGCCGGATCGTCGTGGACTCCCTCGACGAGCTGGACCGGCTCGCGTCCCTGGCCGCCGAGGCCGGGGTGCGCGCCCCCGTCATGCTGCGGCTGACCCCCGGCGTGCACGCGCACACCCACGACTTCATCGCCACCGCCCACGAGGACCAGAAGTTCGGCCTGTCGATGGCGGGGCCGGACGCCGGCGCGGACCCCGCCGCGGGCGGGACGGCCGGGTCACCGGCCGCGGCCGCCGTCGCCCACGCCCTCGCGGCGGACTCGATCGAGCTGCTCGGGCTGCACTGCCACATCGGCTCCCAGATCTTCGAGGCCGAGGGCTTCGGCGTGGCCGCGGAGCGACTGCTCGGCTTCCTGGCCGGGATCCGGGACGCCCACGGGGTGGAGCTGGCCGAGCTCGACCTCGGCGGCGGGCACGGCATCGCGTACACGGCGGCCGACGAGCCCCGCACCCCGGCGGAGATCGCCACCGCGCTGGCCGGCGCGGTGCGCGCGGCGTGCGAGCGGCTGGGGCTGGCCTGCCCGCGCATCTCGATCGAGCCGGGCCGGGCCATCTCCGGGCCCTCGACCTTCACCCTGTACGAGGCCGGGGTGCGCAAGACGGTGTCCGTGGACGCGCCCGCCGGCGCCGGCGGCGGCACCCTGCCGCGGCGCTACGTCGCCGTGGACGGCGGGATGAGCGACAACGCCCGCCCGGTGCTCTACGAGTCCGACTACTCGGTGGCCCTGGCCTCGCGCACGTCCGCCGAGCCGGCGGTGCTGACCCGCGTGGTCGGCAAGCACTGCGAGTCCGGCGACATCGTGGTGCGCGACGCCTACCTGCCCGGGGACGTGGCGCGCGGCGACCTGCTCGCCGTCCCGGCCACCGGCGCCTACTGCCACTCGCTGTCCAGCAACTACAACCAGCTCACCCGCCCGGCCATCGTGGCCGTGCGTGGGGGGCAGGCCCGCGTCATCATCCGCCGCGAGACCGAAGAGGACCTCTTCGCCCGCGAGACCGGCCTCTGA
- the argS gene encoding arginine--tRNA ligase has translation MTPEDLSSALAACLQDAVDSGEIAVEVPAQVKVERPRNREHGDWATNVAMQLGKKAGMAPRELAAILVRRLGDVPGVAAAEIAGPGFVNITLDAAAAGELARTVVEAGADFGRNTALAGRVVNMEFVSANPTGPLHIGHTRWAALGDAIARLLRASGAELTAEYYINDAGNQMNVFARSVYNRLHGLPVPEGGYPGEYIQDLATQVLADHPDIRTLTETAALPVIRESAYAHQMRDIRDTLADFGVDFDVWFSERRLHESGAIEDAVARLREQGHIDDRDGAVWLRTTDFGDDKDRVLIRANGEPTYFAADAAYYLSKKDRGFTEKIYLLGADHHGYVGRLKAIAACAGDDPERNIEVLIGQLISVNGARLSKRAGNIIELKDLVEWLGADALRYSLARYPADSPITIDPEILTSRTNDNPVFYVQYAHARTRGAARTAEAAGVDRSAFDASLLTHETESDLLARLGEFPSVVAQAAEFREPHRVARHLEVVAGAYHAWYGACRIVPVASDAAGEARGEVTDLNRTRLWLNEATAQVLANGLGLLGVSAPDRM, from the coding sequence GTGACCCCCGAAGACCTTTCCTCAGCCCTGGCCGCCTGCCTACAGGACGCCGTCGACTCCGGCGAGATCGCCGTCGAGGTCCCGGCCCAGGTCAAGGTGGAGCGACCCCGGAACCGGGAGCACGGCGACTGGGCCACCAACGTGGCCATGCAGCTCGGCAAGAAGGCCGGGATGGCCCCGCGCGAGCTCGCCGCGATCCTCGTGCGGCGCCTCGGGGACGTGCCCGGCGTCGCCGCCGCGGAGATCGCCGGGCCCGGGTTCGTCAACATCACCCTCGACGCCGCGGCGGCGGGGGAGCTGGCCCGCACCGTCGTCGAGGCGGGCGCCGACTTCGGGCGCAACACCGCCCTGGCCGGCCGCGTGGTGAACATGGAGTTCGTCTCCGCCAACCCCACCGGCCCCCTGCACATCGGGCACACCCGCTGGGCCGCGCTCGGCGATGCCATCGCGCGGCTGCTGCGCGCCTCCGGGGCCGAGCTGACGGCCGAGTACTACATCAACGACGCCGGCAACCAGATGAACGTGTTCGCGCGCTCCGTCTACAACCGGCTGCACGGGCTGCCCGTGCCGGAGGGCGGCTACCCCGGCGAGTACATCCAGGACCTCGCCACCCAGGTGCTCGCGGACCACCCGGACATCCGCACCCTGACGGAGACGGCGGCGCTGCCGGTCATCCGGGAGTCGGCCTACGCCCACCAGATGCGGGACATCAGGGACACGCTCGCGGACTTCGGCGTGGACTTCGACGTGTGGTTCTCCGAGCGGCGGCTGCACGAGTCCGGGGCGATCGAGGACGCCGTGGCCCGCCTGCGCGAGCAGGGGCACATCGACGACCGCGACGGCGCGGTGTGGCTGCGCACCACCGACTTCGGCGACGACAAGGACCGCGTGCTCATCCGGGCCAACGGCGAGCCGACCTACTTCGCGGCCGACGCCGCCTACTACCTGTCCAAGAAGGACCGGGGCTTCACCGAGAAGATCTACCTGCTCGGGGCCGACCACCACGGCTACGTGGGCCGGCTCAAGGCCATCGCGGCGTGCGCGGGGGACGACCCGGAGCGCAACATCGAGGTCCTCATCGGCCAGCTGATCTCCGTCAACGGGGCCCGGCTGTCCAAGCGCGCCGGCAACATCATCGAGCTCAAGGACCTCGTCGAGTGGCTCGGCGCCGACGCGCTGCGGTACTCCCTGGCCCGCTACCCCGCGGACTCGCCGATCACGATCGACCCCGAGATCCTGACCTCCCGGACCAACGACAACCCGGTGTTCTACGTCCAGTACGCCCACGCCCGCACGCGGGGCGCGGCCCGCACGGCCGAGGCGGCCGGCGTGGACCGCTCCGCCTTCGACGCCTCGCTGCTCACGCACGAGACCGAGTCCGACCTGCTGGCCCGGCTCGGCGAGTTCCCGTCCGTCGTGGCCCAGGCCGCGGAGTTCCGCGAGCCGCACCGCGTGGCGCGCCACCTGGAGGTCGTCGCCGGGGCGTACCACGCCTGGTACGGCGCCTGCCGGATCGTGCCGGTCGCGAGCGACGCCGCGGGCGAGGCCCGCGGGGAGGTCACCGACCTCAACCGCACGCGGCTGTGGCTCAACGAGGCCACCGCCCAGGTGCTCGCCAACGGGCTGGGACTGCTGGGCGTCAGCGCCCCCGACCGGATGTGA
- a CDS encoding NAD-dependent succinate-semialdehyde dehydrogenase, translating into MTAPSTAALGYRTQNPATGEVLREYPHATDEQVEAALAASAAAFADWSARPMAERGEIVRHAGELFFERRRDLAQIATREMGKPVREAGGEAKFCGQIFSYYAVEGPELAADQLIKDITGQRAVIQRRPIGPLLGIMPWNYPFYQVARFAAPNLMLGNTILLKHAEICPGSALALQQLMDDAGVPAGVYQNLFATHGQVSTIIADDRVQGVSLTGSERAGAAVAEQAGRHLKKVVLELGGSDPYIVLSAADPRAAAREAFATRMENAGQACTSNKRMIVMDDVYDEFVAELAERARALAPGDPAQPGEDTYPPLSSEAAATALVEQIEDAVAHGATLHAGGRRVDGPGYYVEPAVLTGVTPEARAYREELFGPAAVVYRVSSDEEAVRLANDSPYGLGGAVFATEPGRAERVAERLQVGMTHANAPSAEGADMPFGGVKRSGYGRELGPLGMDEFVNKRLYYVRDGH; encoded by the coding sequence ATGACGGCACCATCGACGGCGGCCCTGGGCTACCGCACCCAGAACCCGGCCACCGGCGAAGTCCTCCGCGAGTACCCCCACGCCACGGACGAGCAGGTCGAGGCGGCCCTGGCGGCCTCCGCGGCGGCGTTCGCCGACTGGAGCGCCCGTCCCATGGCCGAGCGCGGCGAGATCGTCCGCCACGCCGGCGAGCTGTTCTTCGAGCGGCGCCGGGACCTGGCGCAGATCGCCACGCGGGAGATGGGCAAGCCGGTCCGGGAGGCCGGCGGGGAGGCGAAGTTCTGCGGCCAGATCTTCTCCTACTACGCGGTCGAGGGTCCGGAGCTCGCCGCCGACCAGCTCATCAAGGACATCACCGGCCAGCGGGCCGTCATCCAGCGCCGGCCCATCGGGCCGCTGCTGGGGATCATGCCGTGGAACTACCCCTTCTACCAGGTGGCCCGGTTCGCGGCGCCGAACCTCATGCTCGGCAACACCATCCTGCTCAAGCACGCCGAGATCTGCCCCGGGTCCGCGCTGGCCCTCCAGCAGCTCATGGACGACGCGGGGGTGCCCGCCGGGGTGTACCAGAACCTGTTCGCCACGCACGGGCAGGTCTCCACGATCATCGCCGACGACCGGGTCCAGGGCGTCTCGCTGACCGGCTCGGAGCGGGCCGGGGCGGCGGTGGCCGAGCAGGCCGGCCGGCACCTGAAGAAGGTCGTGCTCGAGCTCGGCGGCTCCGATCCCTACATCGTGCTCTCGGCCGCGGACCCCCGCGCCGCGGCGCGGGAGGCCTTCGCCACCCGGATGGAGAACGCGGGCCAGGCCTGCACCTCGAACAAGCGCATGATCGTCATGGACGACGTCTACGACGAGTTCGTGGCGGAGCTCGCCGAGCGGGCCCGGGCCCTGGCCCCCGGCGACCCCGCGCAGCCCGGCGAGGACACCTACCCGCCGCTGTCCTCGGAGGCGGCGGCCACGGCGCTCGTGGAGCAGATCGAGGACGCGGTGGCCCACGGCGCCACGCTGCACGCCGGCGGCCGGCGCGTGGACGGACCGGGCTACTACGTGGAGCCCGCGGTGCTCACCGGCGTCACCCCCGAGGCCCGGGCGTACCGCGAGGAGCTCTTCGGGCCCGCCGCGGTGGTCTACCGCGTGTCCTCGGACGAGGAGGCCGTGCGGCTGGCCAACGACTCCCCCTACGGCCTCGGCGGCGCGGTGTTCGCCACGGAGCCGGGGCGGGCCGAGCGCGTGGCCGAGCGGCTGCAGGTGGGCATGACGCACGCCAACGCCCCCTCCGCCGAGGGCGCGGACATGCCCTTCGGCGGGGTCAAGCGCTCCGGCTACGGCCGCGAGCTCGGTCCGCTGGGCATGGACGAGTTCGTCAACAAGCGCCTGTACTACGTGCGGGACGGGCACTGA
- a CDS encoding TIGR03885 family FMN-dependent LLM class oxidoreductase → MTVFGFHASHEQVDPRRLLADVQAAERAGFGAAMCSDHLAPWSRRQGHSGFAWSWLGAALATTGLRLGVVTAPGQRYHPAIIAQASATLAQMFPGRFWMAPGSGENLNEHVTGEPWPDKEHRQRRLEESVEVIRRLHRGETVTHRGHVTVEHARVWDTPPEPVPLIAPAITRRTAVRAAGWADGLITVNQPVDTLRELLDAYRSHGGRGPAALQVHLSWAPTRPEAERIAMDQWQSNVLPPPRCWDLALPEDFEAATAGAGPEDVGGAVNVSADLDQHVDWLAEYAALGFDEVYLHFVGQDQGPFLEAFGAAVLPVLATASASASAGADAGASTGTAWAPPAGEPAP, encoded by the coding sequence GTGACGGTCTTCGGGTTCCACGCCAGCCACGAACAGGTCGACCCCCGCCGCCTGCTCGCCGACGTCCAGGCCGCCGAGCGCGCCGGGTTCGGCGCGGCGATGTGCTCCGACCACCTCGCCCCCTGGTCGCGGCGCCAGGGCCACTCCGGCTTCGCGTGGTCCTGGCTCGGCGCGGCCCTGGCCACCACGGGGCTGCGCCTGGGCGTCGTGACCGCGCCGGGCCAGCGCTACCACCCCGCCATCATCGCCCAGGCCTCCGCCACCCTGGCGCAGATGTTCCCGGGCCGGTTCTGGATGGCGCCCGGGTCCGGGGAGAACCTCAACGAGCACGTCACGGGCGAGCCCTGGCCGGACAAGGAGCACCGGCAACGGCGGCTCGAGGAGTCGGTCGAGGTCATCCGCCGCCTGCACCGCGGGGAGACCGTCACCCACCGGGGGCACGTCACGGTGGAGCACGCCCGGGTGTGGGACACGCCGCCGGAGCCGGTGCCGCTCATCGCGCCGGCGATCACCCGACGGACCGCGGTCCGGGCCGCCGGCTGGGCGGACGGGCTGATCACCGTGAACCAGCCGGTGGACACCCTCCGGGAGCTGCTGGACGCCTACCGCTCCCACGGCGGGCGGGGGCCGGCGGCCCTGCAGGTCCACCTGTCCTGGGCTCCCACCCGGCCGGAGGCCGAGCGGATCGCGATGGACCAGTGGCAGTCCAACGTGCTGCCGCCGCCGCGGTGCTGGGACCTAGCGCTGCCGGAGGACTTCGAGGCCGCCACGGCCGGCGCGGGGCCGGAGGACGTGGGCGGCGCGGTGAACGTCTCGGCGGACCTGGACCAGCACGTGGACTGGCTCGCCGAGTACGCGGCCCTGGGCTTCGACGAGGTCTACCTGCACTTCGTCGGCCAGGACCAGGGACCGTTCCTCGAGGCCTTCGGCGCGGCGGTGCTGCCCGTCCTGGCGACGGCCTCGGCGAGCGCGTCCGCGGGGGCGGACGCGGGCGCGTCCACGGGGACCGCCTGGGCACCGCCGGCCGGGGAGCCGGCTCCGTGA
- a CDS encoding alpha-amylase family protein, with translation MRTARTSDLWWKTAVFYCLDVETFMDADGDGVGDFVGLAERIDYLQELGVTCLWLMPFYPSPGRDDGYDVTDFYGVHPRLGDHGDLVEFLRAARDRGMRVIVDFLVNHTSDRHPWFRSARRSRESPYRDFYVWRADPPPDTSAQVVFPDQEDSVWTRDEATGEWYLHRFYRHQPDLNVRNPRVRTELAKAMGFWLELGVDGFRIDAVPFFLEMTPAGPRDPAAGQEGGERGDGGQGASGGTGDASSPGPAEVAADPHEVLRDLRSFTQRRKGDSVLLGEVNLPFAEQLRFFGGDEGDELTMMFDFMVMQYAYLSLARGDARPLADTLSRRPRLDPDSQWATFLRNHDELTLDKLSEDERAEVFAAFGPDPALQLYGRGLKRRLPPMLGGDPRRLRMAYSLLFSLPGSPVLFYGEEIGMGEDPEAPGRMAVRTPMQWDAGRNGGFSAAAPSRLARRPVTGAYGPEHVNVAQARRDPDSLYHHVRRLIHAYRRSPEIGWGRFEVLAQADGGTAVLAHRVTWYGTPEDEGPGRERPDPEEVPLSAVMLHNFSAEAQSVRVDLCGGRWEADRIAGWPLHDLLDGEDLAIGADGTLEVRLDGYGHRWFRVGHPGDTRMA, from the coding sequence GTGAGGACCGCGCGGACCTCGGACCTGTGGTGGAAGACGGCGGTCTTCTACTGCCTGGACGTGGAGACGTTCATGGACGCCGACGGCGACGGCGTGGGGGACTTCGTGGGGCTGGCGGAGCGCATCGACTACCTGCAGGAGCTCGGCGTCACGTGCCTGTGGCTCATGCCGTTCTACCCCTCCCCGGGCCGGGACGACGGCTACGACGTCACCGACTTCTACGGCGTGCACCCCCGCCTGGGCGACCACGGCGACCTGGTGGAGTTCCTCCGGGCCGCGCGGGACCGGGGCATGCGCGTGATCGTGGACTTCCTCGTCAACCACACCTCGGACCGGCACCCGTGGTTCCGCTCCGCGCGGCGCTCGCGGGAGTCGCCGTACCGGGACTTCTACGTCTGGCGCGCGGACCCGCCCCCGGACACCTCGGCCCAGGTCGTCTTCCCCGACCAGGAGGACTCGGTCTGGACGCGCGACGAGGCCACCGGGGAGTGGTACCTGCACCGGTTCTACCGCCACCAGCCGGACCTCAACGTGCGCAACCCCCGGGTGCGGACCGAGCTGGCCAAGGCCATGGGCTTCTGGCTCGAGCTGGGCGTGGACGGCTTCCGGATCGATGCCGTGCCCTTCTTCCTGGAGATGACCCCCGCCGGGCCGCGGGACCCGGCGGCCGGCCAGGAGGGCGGGGAGCGTGGGGACGGCGGGCAGGGCGCCAGCGGCGGGACCGGGGACGCGTCCTCCCCCGGGCCGGCGGAGGTGGCCGCGGACCCCCACGAGGTCCTGCGCGACCTGCGCTCCTTCACGCAGCGGCGCAAGGGCGACTCGGTCCTGCTCGGGGAGGTGAACCTGCCGTTCGCGGAACAGCTGCGGTTCTTCGGCGGGGACGAGGGGGACGAGCTGACCATGATGTTCGACTTCATGGTGATGCAGTACGCGTACCTGTCCCTGGCCCGCGGCGACGCCCGTCCGCTGGCGGACACGCTGTCCCGCCGGCCCCGCCTGGACCCGGACAGCCAGTGGGCGACGTTCCTGCGCAACCACGACGAGCTCACCCTGGACAAGCTCTCGGAGGACGAGCGCGCCGAGGTCTTCGCCGCCTTCGGCCCGGACCCCGCCCTGCAGCTCTACGGCCGCGGGCTCAAGCGCCGGCTGCCTCCCATGCTGGGGGGCGATCCGCGCCGGCTGCGGATGGCGTACTCGCTGCTGTTCTCGCTGCCGGGCTCGCCCGTGCTCTTCTACGGCGAGGAGATCGGGATGGGCGAGGACCCGGAGGCCCCGGGGCGGATGGCCGTGCGCACGCCCATGCAGTGGGACGCCGGCCGCAACGGCGGGTTCTCGGCGGCGGCGCCGTCCCGGCTGGCCCGGCGCCCGGTGACGGGGGCCTACGGGCCGGAGCACGTCAACGTCGCGCAGGCGCGGCGGGACCCGGACTCGCTGTACCACCACGTCCGCCGGCTCATCCACGCCTACCGCCGGTCCCCCGAGATCGGCTGGGGCCGGTTCGAGGTCCTGGCCCAGGCCGACGGCGGCACGGCGGTCCTGGCGCACCGGGTCACCTGGTACGGCACCCCGGAGGACGAGGGGCCCGGTCGCGAGCGGCCGGACCCGGAGGAGGTCCCGCTGTCCGCGGTGATGCTGCACAACTTCTCCGCCGAGGCCCAGTCGGTCCGCGTGGACCTGTGCGGGGGCCGGTGGGAGGCCGACCGGATCGCCGGCTGGCCCCTGCACGACCTGCTCGACGGCGAGGACCTGGCCATCGGCGCCGACGGGACCCTCGAGGTGCGCCTGGACGGCTACGGCCACCGGTGGTTCCGCGTGGGCCACCCCGGCGACACGAGGATGGCATGA
- a CDS encoding GNAT family N-acetyltransferase: protein MTTAPGPPPAVGTPRPFRDRGAALGFIVACQRDPATGTAFLGEEPAGVEAELEGLAQPWLSTLRAVTEGGRLRAAIAVEWDEEPSMAWLQGPWGPAAAVREHGPALVRAAAGQVPPGIERLEMCGHVANTAMADLARRLGWSATEVSLAMVVDAAEAARWPVPEPPPGVSVRLAVPADRPGLARLHEPEFGQAYATVDQLLTRHRTVVAEDGAGTLLGYAAGRIQDDGQAYVDFTAVAPEARRGGVGRSVVTALVRQLLAEGSPGHVHLTVRESRTAARSLYRSLGMRQDAALRGYRGPRPAPAGSGRLGRA from the coding sequence ATGACGACCGCTCCCGGGCCCCCGCCCGCCGTCGGCACTCCCCGGCCGTTCCGCGACCGCGGGGCGGCCCTGGGCTTCATCGTGGCCTGCCAGCGGGACCCGGCCACCGGCACGGCGTTCCTCGGGGAGGAGCCCGCCGGGGTGGAGGCCGAGCTCGAGGGCCTGGCCCAGCCGTGGCTGTCCACGCTGCGCGCCGTCACCGAGGGCGGGCGGCTCCGTGCGGCCATCGCCGTGGAGTGGGACGAGGAGCCCTCGATGGCGTGGCTGCAGGGCCCGTGGGGCCCGGCCGCGGCGGTCCGCGAGCACGGTCCCGCCCTCGTGCGCGCCGCGGCCGGGCAGGTGCCGCCGGGCATCGAGCGGCTGGAGATGTGCGGACACGTGGCCAACACCGCGATGGCGGACCTCGCGCGGCGGCTCGGGTGGAGCGCCACGGAGGTGAGCCTGGCGATGGTCGTGGACGCGGCGGAGGCCGCCCGCTGGCCCGTGCCGGAGCCGCCGCCGGGCGTGTCGGTGCGTCTCGCCGTACCGGCCGACCGGCCGGGGCTCGCCCGGCTGCACGAGCCCGAGTTCGGCCAGGCCTACGCCACCGTGGACCAGTTGCTCACCCGCCACCGCACGGTGGTCGCGGAGGACGGCGCCGGCACGCTGCTCGGCTACGCCGCGGGCCGGATCCAGGACGACGGCCAGGCCTACGTGGACTTCACGGCGGTGGCCCCCGAGGCCCGCCGCGGGGGCGTGGGCCGGTCCGTGGTGACCGCCCTCGTCCGGCAGCTGCTGGCCGAGGGGTCCCCCGGCCACGTCCACCTCACGGTGCGCGAGTCCCGGACCGCCGCACGGTCGCTGTACCGCTCGCTCGGCATGCGGCAGGACGCGGCGCTGCGCGGCTACCGGGGCCCGCGCCCGGCGCCGGCGGGCTCCGGGAGACTGGGACGGGCCTAG